One region of Olleya sp. Hel_I_94 genomic DNA includes:
- a CDS encoding DUF5689 domain-containing protein codes for MKTNKFLTLAFSFMALLAVTSCVENDDYSVPESQGNEENAALNKLLSKIESGEVELQTITQVKSNFVQYEATQFVSEIAVKGYVSSSDETGNFYKEFFIQDSPTDPTQTLKVVLNQADTYNQFNKGREVYIYLKDLYIGETNTGDDVVTIGGKFDTFDNDVLEMTSNQIPNHLFRSTTTETLMPVELELSDVGEEHIGMFVKLVNVQFPAGLENKPYVDPTDDFDSQRSIESCSDAGSFTLESSTFAAFKNELLPTDGKGSISGIVNKTYDGYDLIINLNTTDDVVMDGFRCDPLFQDSFSAANLDKWTTFSVTGAQEWYYNSFGNPSDSATMNGFASGAQTNEDWLISLPIDLSSVPSAFLSFQTVKRYGGNNLEVFYATDYTGGNPNTDGTWVALAPTLDTNEGSWSSWTDSGSLDLSAAAGGNVFIAFKYTSTSSAASTWEVDNVKISAE; via the coding sequence ATGAAAACGAATAAATTTTTAACATTAGCATTTAGTTTTATGGCTTTATTGGCTGTAACTTCTTGTGTAGAAAATGACGATTATTCAGTTCCAGAATCTCAAGGAAATGAAGAGAATGCTGCCTTAAATAAATTACTTTCAAAAATTGAATCAGGAGAAGTTGAGTTACAAACAATAACTCAAGTTAAATCTAACTTTGTACAATACGAAGCGACGCAATTTGTATCAGAAATAGCGGTTAAAGGTTATGTGTCTTCAAGTGACGAAACAGGAAACTTTTATAAAGAATTTTTTATCCAAGACAGTCCAACAGACCCAACACAAACTTTAAAGGTAGTGTTAAATCAAGCAGATACTTATAACCAATTTAATAAAGGTAGAGAGGTTTATATCTATCTTAAAGATTTATACATTGGTGAAACTAATACTGGTGATGATGTTGTAACTATTGGTGGTAAATTTGATACGTTTGATAACGATGTTTTAGAAATGACATCTAACCAAATACCTAACCACTTATTTAGATCTACAACTACAGAAACACTAATGCCTGTAGAATTAGAATTATCTGATGTAGGAGAAGAGCATATTGGTATGTTTGTTAAATTAGTTAACGTACAATTTCCTGCAGGTTTAGAAAACAAACCTTACGTAGATCCTACAGACGATTTTGATTCTCAAAGATCTATTGAAAGCTGTTCTGACGCTGGTTCTTTTACTTTAGAGTCTAGTACTTTTGCTGCTTTTAAAAATGAATTATTACCAACAGATGGAAAAGGTTCTATCTCTGGGATAGTAAACAAAACTTATGATGGTTACGACTTAATCATCAATTTAAATACTACAGATGATGTAGTAATGGATGGTTTTAGATGTGATCCTTTATTTCAAGATTCATTCTCTGCTGCTAACTTAGATAAGTGGACAACGTTTAGCGTTACAGGAGCACAAGAGTGGTATTATAACAGCTTTGGTAATCCAAGTGATAGTGCAACTATGAATGGCTTTGCTAGTGGAGCACAAACAAACGAAGATTGGTTAATCTCATTACCAATTGATTTATCTTCAGTACCATCTGCATTTTTATCTTTCCAAACAGTAAAACGTTATGGTGGTAATAACTTAGAAGTATTTTATGCTACAGATTATACAGGAGGAAATCCTAATACAGACGGAACATGGGTTGCATTAGCACCAACGTTAGATACTAACGAAGGTAGCTGGTCATCTTGGACAGATTCTGGTAGCTTAGATTTATCTGCTGCTGCTGGTGGAAATGTATTTATTGCTTTTAAATATACTTCAACAAGTTCTGCTGCTTCAACATGGGAAGTGGATAACGTAAAAATTTCTGCAGAATAA